The stretch of DNA GATGCCAAACAACGACACGCCCAGCACGTGGGCGGCGGCGGCGGCAGCCAGGGCATTGGCGACGTTGTGGTTGCCCAGCAGGTTCAGTTGTACGTGCTCGTCACCTTGCGGGGTATGCAGGGTGAAGGACGGGCAGCCACGGGCGTCGGCCTTGATATTCGAGGCATGGAAATCGGCAGCGGCGTTGTGCACCGCGAAGCTCAACACCTTGCGACCGGCGGCACGTACACGCCAGGTTTCGAAGGCCTTGTCATCGAGGTTCAGCACGGCAGTGCCGGATGCGTCGAGGCCTTCGATGATTTCGCCCTTGGCTTCGACGATCTTTTCAGGGCCGCCAAACTCGCCGACGTGGGCAGTACCGGCGTTGCTGATCACCGCGACATGAGGCTTGGTCATGGCCACGGTGTAGGCGATTTCGCCGATGCGCGAAGCACCCAGCTCAATGACGGCCGCCGTGTGTTCCGGGGCCAGTTCGAGCAGGGTCAGCGGAGCGCCGAAGTCATTGTTCAGGTTGCCACGGGTCGCCAGGACCGGGCCGCGCGTGCGCAGGATGCCGGCCAGCAGCTCCTTGACCGTGGTCTTGCCGCTGGAACCGGTGATCGCCGCAACAGGCTTGGTGAAGGCGGCACGGTTCAGCGCCCCCAGTTGGCCGAGGGCCAGGCGGGTGTCGGCGACCATCAATTGTGGCAGCGTCGAGTCAGCGACTTCGCGCTGCACCAGAGCGCCGACAGCGCCTTTGGCAGCGACGTCATTCAGGTAGTCATGGCCATCGAAACTCGGGCCGGCCAAGGCGACAAACAGTTGCCCGGGCTTGATCGTCCGGCTGTCGATGCTGACGCCATCAAAGCTGCAATCAGCCGACAGCACACGGGCCGACAAGGCCTGGGTCAGTTCGCTGAATTTAAGCGGCTTAAGCATGAGCCACCTCCCACGCGGTCAGGGCATGATCAGCCTCGACCAGATCGGAGAAGGCGTGGCGTTCGCCGTTGATTTCCTGATAGTCCTCGTGACCTTTACCGGCCAGCACCACCACGTCGTCAGCACTTGCGCCGGCGATCAATTGGGCGATGGCTGCACCGCGACCGGCGACGAACGTCGCCTTGGACGCATCTTTAAAGCCGACACGAATGTCATCGAAAATCTGGCTTGGGTCTTCGCTGCGCGGGTTGTCGTCAGTGACGAGCACACCGTCGGCCAGGCGCTCGACGATTTCCGCCATCAGCGGGCGCTTGCCGCGATCGCGGTCACCGCCACAGCCGAACAGGCACAGCAATTTACCCTTGGCGTGGGGGCGCAGGGCCTGCAGGATTTTTTCCAGGGCGTCCGGCGTGTGGGCGTAATCGACCACCACCAGCGGCTGGGTGCCGCCGCCGAGGCGTTGCATGCGACCGGCCGGGCCTTCCAGCTTCGGCAACACCCGCAGGATTTCGTCGAGGGCGTAATCCAGGCCAAGCAAGGCACCGACGGCGGCCAATACGTTGCTCAGGTTGAAACGCCCGAGCAAGGTGCTGCGCAAATGGTGCTCGCCCTGTGGCGTAACCAGCGTGGCGCGCACGCCTTCGTCATCAAAGGTGGCTTCACGGCAATACAGGTAGGCGCTGGAGTCTTCCAGGCTGTAGCTGATCAGGCGACCGTCGCCTTGGGCGGCGGCCAGTTGGCGACCGAATTCGTCGTCCAGGTTGACCACCCGGCACTTCAGGTCATTCCAGGCAAACAGCCGGGCCTTGGTGGCGGCGTAGGCCTCCATGGTCCCGTGGTAATCCAGGTGATCGCGGGACAGGTTGGTCATCACCGCCACGTCGAACGCCAGGGCAGTCACGCGCCCCTGGTCCAGACCGTGGGACGAGACTTCCATGGCAACCGCCTTGGCACCGGCCTTTTTCAGGTCGGCCAGGGTCGCTTGCACGGCAATCGGGTTAGGCGTGGTGTGCAGCCCGCTTTGCAGCGCGCCGTAGAAACCGGTGCCCAGGGTGCCGACGATGCCGCAATGCTGACCCAGCAGGTCAAGCGCCTGGGCGACCAGTTGGGTCACGCTGGTCTTGCCGTTGGTACCGGTCACGCCCACCAGGTTCAGGGTGCGGCTCGGGTCGCCATAAAAGCGCCCGGCGATGTCCGACAGTTGCGCAGCCAGGCCCTTGACCGGAATCAAAGGCACGTCGGTGATCGGCAGCACGGTGGCGCCTTCCACTTCATAGGCTACTGCCGCAGCGCCGCGTTGCAGCGCGTCGGCGATATGGTCACGGCCGTCGAACTTGCCACCCGGCACTGCCAGGAACAGGTCGCCAGCACGCACATTACGGCTGTCCAGGGTCAACTCGCGAATCAGCAGATCGCGGCCGGCGTGGGCAAAAATCTTGTTCAGGCTCAGAGACATCAGCCGCGCCCTCCATTGGCTTTTACAGCAGCGGCCGGCGGGCCGGCGTTCGCTTGTTGGGTAGCCGGCAGGTTGTCCGGCGTGATGTTCATCAGGCGCAACGTCCCGGACATCACCTTGCTGAACACCGGCGCCGATACCAGGCCACCGAAGTAACCGGCTTTGCTCGGCTCATCGATCACCACGACGATGGCGTAGCGCGGATCGCTCATCGGGCCGAAGCCTGCGAACAGCGAGCGGTAGGAGTTTTCGGCGTAGCCCTTGGTACCCACGGCGGTTTTACGCGCGGTACCGGACTTGCCTGCCACGTGATACGCCGGCACCTGGGCACGGAACACGCCACGTGGTGCTTCGATCACTTGTTGCAGCATGCCTTGCATGGTCTTGGCGACGTTTTCCGGGATCACCTGGGTCGCAGGCGGCGCCTCGTCCAGGTGGATCAGGCTCAGCGGCACCATGCGGCCGTTGTTGGCCAGCACCGAGAAGGCGTGGGCCAGTTGGATGGCTGTTACCGACAGGCCATAACCGTAGGAAAGCGTGGCGGTCTCGGCCTTTTTCCAGTCACGGTAGTTCGGCAGGTTGCCCACACGTTCGCCCGGGAAGTCCAGGCCGGTGGGTTGCCCCAGGCCGACTTTCTGCGCGAGGTGGTAGATGGCTTCGCCGCCGATATCGAAGGCGACTTTACTCATGCCCACGTTACTGGAGTTGATCAGGATACCTGTCAAATCCAGCACCGGACCTTCGGTGCGCGACACGTCACGAATGGTGTATTTGCCCAGCTGCAATGTGCCCGGGTAAACCTCGACCTTATCGGCCGGTTTCCAGCGCCCGGTTTCCAGGGCGGCACTCATGGAAATGGCTTTCATGGTCGAACCCGGCTCGAACACGTCGATCATGGCGCGGTTGCGCATCATCGCCGGCTGCAGGTTGCGACGGTTATTCGGGTTGTAGGTCGGCTGGTTGACCATGGCGAGAATCTCGCCGGTCTTCACGTCCATGATCACCAGGCTGCCGGCTTTCGCACCGTTCTCGATGATCGCGTTACGCAGCTCACGGTTGGCCAGGTATTGCAGGCGCAGGTCAATCGACAACGCCAAGGGCTTACCGGCCTTGGCGTTTTTGGTGACCTGGACATCCTTGATCAGTCTGCCGCGCCGATCCTTGATGACCTGTCGCTTGCCGGGAACCCCGGCCAGCCATTCGTCGTAGGCGAGTTCCACGCCTTCGCGACCGTGATCATCAATGTCGGTGAAACCCACCATATGGGCGGTGGTTTCGCCGGCCGGGTAGAAACGCCGAAATTCCTCGATGCCGTAGACACCGGGGACTTTAAGGTCGAGTACTTGCTGGCCTTGTTCGGGGGTGAGCCCGCGAACCAGGTAGATGAATTCTTTATTGGCCTGGGCTTCGAGGCGTTCGCTCAGGGCTTTCGGGTCCTGGCCCAGGGCGGCAGCCAGTTCCGGCCATTTGTCCTTGGCGGTCTGCATTTCCTTGGCGTTGGCCCACAGGGTGGTCACCGGGGTACTGACGGCCAGGGGCTCGCCGTTACGGTCGGTGATCAGGCCGCGGTGTGCAGGAATCGGGATATGCCGCAGGCTACGGGCATCGCCCTGGCCGATCAGGAAGTCACGGTCCACCACTTGCAGGTCGATAATCCGCCAGGCAATCGCGCCCACCATCAGTGCCAGCAACCCCAGCACTACACGGAAACGCCACGGGTAGAGTGCGCCCTCGAGTTTCATCATGGCGCCACCATGCGAACTTCTGCAGCGCCCGGGATGTGCATCTTCAGTTGTTCAGTGGCCAGCACTTCGATGCGGCTGTGGGCCGTCCAGGTACTTTGCTCGAGGATCAACCGGCCCCACTCCGCCTGCGCCTTGTCGCGCACGCTCAATTCCCCGTACAGGGTATTGAGCAGTTGACGGTTGTAGTGGGCGCTGTAGGACACCGCAATCGCGGACACCAGCACGCCAACAAATAGCAGCAACATAAAGAAGCTGCCGCCCGGAAGGGGCTTGGCGAAAAGCTTGCTCACCGCAACTTCTCCGCAACGCGCATGACAGCGCTACGGGCACGTGGGTTGGCCTTGAGTTCGGCTTCGGAAGCGAACTGCGCTTTGCCATGGATTTTGATTTTCGGCACAAAAGCTTCGTAACGCACCGGCAGGTTGCGCGGCAGGTTGTCGGACTCGCCCTTGACCAGGCGACGCATGAACAATTTGACGATGCGGTCTTCCAGGGAGTGGAAGCTGATCACCACCAGGCGACCGCCCACTTCCAGGGCTTCCAGGGCGGCTTCGAGGCCGGCTTCCAAGTCACCCAATTCGTTGTTGACGTGAATACGCAGACCCTGGAACGCACGGGTTGCCGGGTTCTTACCCTTTTCCCATGCAGGGTTGGCGACTTTCAGCACCTCAGCCAGGTCGGCCGTGCGCTCGAATGGCTGGATTTCCCGGCGTTCGACCACGGCACGCGCCATGCGGCCAGCGAAGCGCTCTTCGCCGTATTCCTTGAACACACGGGTGATTTCTTCGTGGGGAGCGGTAGCGATGAACTGCGCGGCGCTGATGCCACGGCTTGGGTCCATGCGCATGTCCAACGGGCCGTCGTTCATGAAACTGAAGCCACGCTCAGGGTCGTCCAGCTGTGGGGAAGACACGCCCAGGTCCAGCAGAACCCCGGCCACCTTGCCCGCCATGCCACGTTCGGCGACTTCTGCACCGAGCTCGGCAAAGCTGCGCTGCACAACGACAAAGCGGCCGTCTTCGGCCGCTAGCGCTTGCCCGGTGGCAATCGCTTGAGGGTCTTTGTCGAACCCGAGGAGCTTACCGTCCGGACCCAGCTGGCTGAGGATCAGCCGACTGTGCCCGCCCCTGCCGAAGGTCCCATCCAAATAGCAGCCATCCGCGCGTACGGCGAGAGCCTCAACGGCTTCGTCAAGCAGTACGGTGATGTGGTTAAAGCCGCTATCAATAGTCACAGGATCAAATCACGCAGTTCATCAGGCATGGCGCCCGGTTGTTGAATAGCAGCCAGGTCAGCTGCAGAAACAGCATCCCAGGCATCTTCGTCCCACAATTGGAACTTGTTCAGTTGGCCTACCAGCATCGCGCGCTTGTCCAATTTGGCGTATTCGCGCAGACGCGGTGGAACCAGGAAACGACCACTGCCATCGAGTTCAAGGTCGACGGCATTACCAATCAGCAAGCGTTGCAGGCGGCGGTTCTCTTCACGCAGTGAAGGCAGTGCACGCAATTTGGTTTCAATCAGCTCCCACTCATCGAGCGGGTACACACATAAACAGGGATCAACGGCATCGATGGTGATGATTAATTGCCCGGAACTTCGCGAAATGAGCTCGTCACGATACCGGCTCGGCATGGCGAGACGGCCTTTTGCATCGAGACTGATAGCGTTAGCTCCGCGAAACACAGATGCGTTTCTCCAAATTTTAGCGTTTTACGTTCAAAAAACCCACTTTGTGCCACTTTCCGCCACTTGCGCACACTATAGGAATGCGCCCACCACACCGTCAAGGCGCGGATTCAAGGAAAAGCCTTACAGAACGGAGATTTAGGAAGGTAAAGGGAGGAGAAACGAGAGTTTGACGGCGATTTTGACTCAACAACACCAAATAGCTCAAAGAGCTAAGGCTTAAAGTTAAAGTAATTTATTAAGAGTAAGATTTTTTCGGTATTACGAAGACGCATCTGCTGACGATTCAGCAGGGAGGGATTCTCGCGTTACTACCAGGTTCCTGCCCGAGATTCGGACAGAAGGAAAAAAGGTGGAGAGTCGATCTGTAAGCCGGGTTCTGTCTTGAACAGTCATTCGTCTACGATGGCCATCACTGGACATCTTTAGCAACCTACCCGGTCCCAGCGCGGGCCACGCCTTGGGACCCTATTTGGTCTTGCTCCAAGTGGGGTTTACCTAGCCACGAACTGTTGCCAGTCGTGCGGTGCGCTCTTACCGCACCTTTTCACCCTTACCGGTACCGAAGTACTTAGGCGGTTATTTTCTGTGGCACTTTCCGTAGGCTCACGCCTCCCAGGCATTACCTGGCACTTCGCCCTATGGAGCCCGGACTTTCCTCCCCCCTCTAATTTTCATAGAAGGCAGCGACTGTCCAATCGACTCTCCGCCGCGCAGGTTAACGGCACGGCGGCGTTAGAACAAGTATTAAAAGACACTAATGCCATCATGTTCAGACGGAGTGCAGGTTAGAACCCGGAACTATTCGCCCTTTTGTTTATCCAGCGCCACTTGATACAGGACGTTCTTGCGTACGCCGGTTATTTCCGCGGCCAATGCAGCGGCGCGCTTCAATGGCATCTCCTTGAGCAGCAGGTCAAGAATGCGCATTGCCTCGCTGCCCACGGCATCTTCGCTTTCCGGCGCCGACCAGCCGGCTACCAGCACTACGCACTCGCCGCGCTGCTGATTGCTGTCGCCCTCGACAAATTCGCGCAGTTCCTGCAGCGGCAAGCCCTTGAGGGTTTCGAAGGTCTTGGTGATTTCCCGCGCCAGCAGTGCCAGGCGATCGCCGCCGAACACCAGCTCCATATCCTGCAGGCACTCAAGGATGCGGTGCGGGGCTTCGTAGAAGATCAGCGTGCGTGGCTCTTCCTTTACCAGTTCCAGGCGCGCCCGGCGCCCGACGGCCTTGGCAGGCAGGAAGCCTTCGAAGATAAACCGGTCCGACGGCAAGCCGGCAGCAGACAATGCAGCAATCAGCGCGCACGCTCCCGGAACAGGCACTACATTGATACCAGCCGCCCGCGCCTGGCGAACCAGATGATAGCCAGGGTCGGAAATCAGCGGCGTACCCGCATCCGAGATCAACGCCACGTCATCACCCGCCAACAAACGAGTGATAAAACGACTGCCTTCTTCACGCTCGTTGTGTTCGTGACAGGCGGCCAAGGGGGTCGGAATA from Pseudomonas sp. NC02 encodes:
- the murF gene encoding UDP-N-acetylmuramoyl-tripeptide--D-alanyl-D-alanine ligase; the protein is MLKPLKFSELTQALSARVLSADCSFDGVSIDSRTIKPGQLFVALAGPSFDGHDYLNDVAAKGAVGALVQREVADSTLPQLMVADTRLALGQLGALNRAAFTKPVAAITGSSGKTTVKELLAGILRTRGPVLATRGNLNNDFGAPLTLLELAPEHTAAVIELGASRIGEIAYTVAMTKPHVAVISNAGTAHVGEFGGPEKIVEAKGEIIEGLDASGTAVLNLDDKAFETWRVRAAGRKVLSFAVHNAAADFHASNIKADARGCPSFTLHTPQGDEHVQLNLLGNHNVANALAAAAAAHVLGVSLFGIATGLGAVQPVKGRTVAQLASNGMRVIDDTYNANQSSICAAIDLLTSFDGRKVLVLGDIAELGEWAEQSHREVGAYAAGKVDALYAVGPNMLHAVDTFGPGARHFASQAELIQALSAAEQDKHTTILIKGSRSAVMENVVAALCGSSTEKH
- a CDS encoding UDP-N-acetylmuramoyl-L-alanyl-D-glutamate--2,6-diaminopimelate ligase; protein product: MSLSLNKIFAHAGRDLLIRELTLDSRNVRAGDLFLAVPGGKFDGRDHIADALQRGAAAVAYEVEGATVLPITDVPLIPVKGLAAQLSDIAGRFYGDPSRTLNLVGVTGTNGKTSVTQLVAQALDLLGQHCGIVGTLGTGFYGALQSGLHTTPNPIAVQATLADLKKAGAKAVAMEVSSHGLDQGRVTALAFDVAVMTNLSRDHLDYHGTMEAYAATKARLFAWNDLKCRVVNLDDEFGRQLAAAQGDGRLISYSLEDSSAYLYCREATFDDEGVRATLVTPQGEHHLRSTLLGRFNLSNVLAAVGALLGLDYALDEILRVLPKLEGPAGRMQRLGGGTQPLVVVDYAHTPDALEKILQALRPHAKGKLLCLFGCGGDRDRGKRPLMAEIVERLADGVLVTDDNPRSEDPSQIFDDIRVGFKDASKATFVAGRGAAIAQLIAGASADDVVVLAGKGHEDYQEINGERHAFSDLVEADHALTAWEVAHA
- a CDS encoding penicillin-binding protein 2 is translated as MKLEGALYPWRFRVVLGLLALMVGAIAWRIIDLQVVDRDFLIGQGDARSLRHIPIPAHRGLITDRNGEPLAVSTPVTTLWANAKEMQTAKDKWPELAAALGQDPKALSERLEAQANKEFIYLVRGLTPEQGQQVLDLKVPGVYGIEEFRRFYPAGETTAHMVGFTDIDDHGREGVELAYDEWLAGVPGKRQVIKDRRGRLIKDVQVTKNAKAGKPLALSIDLRLQYLANRELRNAIIENGAKAGSLVIMDVKTGEILAMVNQPTYNPNNRRNLQPAMMRNRAMIDVFEPGSTMKAISMSAALETGRWKPADKVEVYPGTLQLGKYTIRDVSRTEGPVLDLTGILINSSNVGMSKVAFDIGGEAIYHLAQKVGLGQPTGLDFPGERVGNLPNYRDWKKAETATLSYGYGLSVTAIQLAHAFSVLANNGRMVPLSLIHLDEAPPATQVIPENVAKTMQGMLQQVIEAPRGVFRAQVPAYHVAGKSGTARKTAVGTKGYAENSYRSLFAGFGPMSDPRYAIVVVIDEPSKAGYFGGLVSAPVFSKVMSGTLRLMNITPDNLPATQQANAGPPAAAVKANGGRG
- the ftsL gene encoding cell division protein FtsL, encoding MSKLFAKPLPGGSFFMLLLFVGVLVSAIAVSYSAHYNRQLLNTLYGELSVRDKAQAEWGRLILEQSTWTAHSRIEVLATEQLKMHIPGAAEVRMVAP
- the rsmH gene encoding 16S rRNA (cytosine(1402)-N(4))-methyltransferase RsmH: MTIDSGFNHITVLLDEAVEALAVRADGCYLDGTFGRGGHSRLILSQLGPDGKLLGFDKDPQAIATGQALAAEDGRFVVVQRSFAELGAEVAERGMAGKVAGVLLDLGVSSPQLDDPERGFSFMNDGPLDMRMDPSRGISAAQFIATAPHEEITRVFKEYGEERFAGRMARAVVERREIQPFERTADLAEVLKVANPAWEKGKNPATRAFQGLRIHVNNELGDLEAGLEAALEALEVGGRLVVISFHSLEDRIVKLFMRRLVKGESDNLPRNLPVRYEAFVPKIKIHGKAQFASEAELKANPRARSAVMRVAEKLR
- the mraZ gene encoding division/cell wall cluster transcriptional repressor MraZ, with amino-acid sequence MFRGANAISLDAKGRLAMPSRYRDELISRSSGQLIITIDAVDPCLCVYPLDEWELIETKLRALPSLREENRRLQRLLIGNAVDLELDGSGRFLVPPRLREYAKLDKRAMLVGQLNKFQLWDEDAWDAVSAADLAAIQQPGAMPDELRDLIL
- the rsmI gene encoding 16S rRNA (cytidine(1402)-2'-O)-methyltransferase, producing the protein MWLLPTIEVCVLTAPGPLNSTAGSLFVVATPIGNLDDISARALKVLRDVKLIAAEDTRHSQRLMQHFGIPTPLAACHEHNEREEGSRFITRLLAGDDVALISDAGTPLISDPGYHLVRQARAAGINVVPVPGACALIAALSAAGLPSDRFIFEGFLPAKAVGRRARLELVKEEPRTLIFYEAPHRILECLQDMELVFGGDRLALLAREITKTFETLKGLPLQELREFVEGDSNQQRGECVVLVAGWSAPESEDAVGSEAMRILDLLLKEMPLKRAAALAAEITGVRKNVLYQVALDKQKGE